In Brachypodium distachyon strain Bd21 chromosome 2, Brachypodium_distachyon_v3.0, whole genome shotgun sequence, one genomic interval encodes:
- the LOC100844267 gene encoding protein LURP-one-related 8 — translation MAKVHPNVAAPSPPLATPGAAEAEEEPVAFTVWRKSLLFNCRGFTVFDARGDLVYRVDSYASDSRAEVVLMDAAGRALLTVRRRKKPIGLGGGDQWLVFPGEDTRAPPLYAVKRRAPQYIRGGGGGGSSSKSMAQVAACRGGGDGGNKYEVEGSYARRCCAVYDERRRAVAEVRPKEAVVGTDVFRMVVRPGMGMEASLAMAVVLALDQMFARPSLLRSWSS, via the coding sequence ATGGCGAAGGTGCACCCGAACgtggccgcgccgtcgccgccgctggcgacgccgggggcggcggaggcagaggaggagccggtggCGTTCACGGTGTGGCGCAAGTCGCTGCTGTTCAACTGCAGGGGGTTCACGGTGTTCGACGCCAGGGGCGACCTGGTGTACCGCGTCGACAGCTACGCGTCCGACTCCCGCGCCGAGGTCGTGCTCATGGACGCCGCGGGCCGGGCCCTGCTCAccgtccgccgccgcaagAAGCCCATCGGGCTCGGGGGCGGGGACCAGTGGCTCGTCTTCCCCGGCGAGGacacgcgcgcgccgccgctctaCGCCGTCAAGCGGCGCGCCCCGCAGTACAtccgcggcgggggcggcggggggagcagcagcaagtcCATGGCGCAGGTGGCGGCATGCCGCGGAGGGGGAGATGGGGGGAATAAGTACGAGGTGGAAGGGTCGTACGCGAGGCGGTGCTGCGCGGTGTacgacgagcggcggcgcgcggtggcGGAGGTGCGGCCcaaggaggcggtggtggggaCGGACGTGTTCCGGATGGTGGTGCGGCCGGGGATGGGGATGGAGGCGTCGCTCGCCATGGCCGTCGTGCTCGCGCTCGACCAGATGTTCGCCAGGCCCTCCCTCCTCAGGAGCTGGTCCTCCTAG